Proteins encoded within one genomic window of Equus przewalskii isolate Varuska chromosome 3, EquPr2, whole genome shotgun sequence:
- the CXCL8 gene encoding interleukin-8, producing the protein MTSKLAVALLAVFLLSAALCEAAVVSRITAELRCQCIKTHSKPFNPKLIKEMRVIESGPHCENSEIIVKLVNGAEVCLNPHTKWVQIIVQAFLKRAEGQNP; encoded by the exons ATGACTTCCAAGCTGGCTGTGGCTCTCTTGGCCGTCTTCCTGCTTTCTGCAGCTCTGTGTGAAG CTGCGGTTGTATCAAGAATTACTGCAGAGCTTCGGTGCCAGTGCATCAAGACGCACTCCAAACCTTTCAATCCCAAACTGATCAAAGAAATGAGAGTGATTGAGAGTGGGCCACACTGCGAAAACTCAGAAATCAT TGTAAAGCTCGTCAACGGAGCTGAGGTCTGCCTGAACCCCCATACAAAGTGGGTGCAGATTATTGTGCAGGCGTTTTTGAAGAG agctGAGGGGCAAaatccatga